A window of the Virgibacillus pantothenticus genome harbors these coding sequences:
- a CDS encoding ImmA/IrrE family metallo-endopeptidase, with protein sequence MKYHTTLLEDAIKHFYVDLGIYYPHQLDILEIADYLGIKVYFWDISSRVYKKEIIIDSRLSPEEQWEDFGHELCHLLLQYGNQILHLNNLFLAYQEWKANNFALHFCVPTFILIKYEIANIPEGIPFITKTFNVTQKFAQKRLIHFRNQLQISRLQQQLNA encoded by the coding sequence ATGAAATATCACACAACATTACTAGAAGATGCAATAAAGCATTTTTATGTTGACTTAGGTATTTATTACCCACATCAACTAGATATTCTGGAAATAGCTGACTACCTGGGAATTAAAGTCTATTTTTGGGATATATCAAGTCGTGTTTATAAAAAAGAAATTATAATTGATTCTAGGTTATCCCCCGAAGAACAATGGGAGGATTTTGGACATGAACTTTGTCATTTATTATTACAGTACGGAAATCAAATATTGCACTTGAATAATCTTTTTCTGGCATACCAAGAATGGAAAGCAAATAACTTTGCACTTCATTTCTGTGTACCAACATTTATATTAATTAAATATGAAATCGCCAACATACCCGAAGGTATACCTTTTATAACAAAGACATTCAACGTAACACAGAAATTTGCACAAAAAAGACTTATTCATTTTAGAAATCAACTACAAATATCAAGATTGCAACAACAACTTAATGCGTAA
- a CDS encoding helix-turn-helix domain-containing protein — protein sequence MLGDRLKKLRATKNLSQQELAKKLNISRGTYAHYEINKRQPDYGTLKKISNFFNVSIDYLITGNEHSNSPDEMWKEFLDPKTQIFFKDLQNAPEEKIEELIRFWEFIKERDKKK from the coding sequence ATGTTGGGAGACAGACTAAAAAAACTAAGAGCAACAAAGAATTTATCTCAACAAGAACTAGCAAAAAAACTAAACATTTCCAGAGGAACCTACGCTCATTACGAAATAAATAAAAGACAACCTGATTACGGTACACTCAAAAAAATTTCTAACTTTTTCAATGTATCAATTGACTACCTAATCACAGGAAATGAACATTCTAATTCTCCTGATGAAATGTGGAAAGAATTTTTAGACCCTAAAACACAAATATTCTTTAAAGACTTACAAAACGCACCCGAAGAAAAAATCGAAGAACTAATACGTTTTTGGGAATTTATTAAAGAACGAGACAAAAAGAAATAG
- a CDS encoding YdcP family protein: MRLAQGIVIDKEKTFGLLKFSALRREVFLQNEDGTVSTEVKERTYDLKSREQGRMIQVSIPASVPLKEFDYNAEVEIINPVADTVANATFRGADVDWYIKADDLVLKGKAGTSSSNASKATPIKDK, translated from the coding sequence ATGAGATTAGCACAAGGTATTGTTATAGATAAGGAAAAGACATTTGGTTTATTAAAATTCTCCGCATTACGACGAGAAGTGTTTCTTCAAAATGAAGATGGTACGGTTTCAACCGAGGTAAAGGAACGCACGTATGACTTAAAATCTCGTGAACAAGGTCGTATGATTCAAGTGAGTATTCCTGCTTCCGTTCCCTTAAAAGAATTTGATTATAATGCAGAAGTAGAAATCATTAACCCCGTCGCCGATACGGTCGCAAACGCAACATTTCGTGGCGCAGATGTGGATTGGTATATAAAAGCAGATGATTTAGTCTTAAAGGGAAAAGCAGGAACATCAAGCAGTAATGCTTCAAAAGCTACACCAATTAAGGATAAATAA
- a CDS encoding DNA cytosine methyltransferase, with protein MIDKMLKKNYNTNFKIGSLFDGIGVFPLSASRFGINPIWASEIEKAPISITKRHFPDMLHLGDITKIDGGKIPPVHIITFGSPCQNLSNIGKREGLTGSQSSLFYHAIRIIEEMRCATNGAYPIIAVWENVMGAFSSNNRLDFKAVLESFTNTEIPMPTSGVWAKAGMVRGNEIDVCWRVLDARYWGNPTLPQRRRRIFLVADFRGKRAKEILFKTRELQSFPASGRESRPTSTAASRRSSEKARRKIPVVRPFQERRMRSTAKDKNKSGFIGSFGRTNDPFPTLLAGSVNNFSFWYEGKENEGYIRQLTPLECERLMGLPEGWTAIGNKGEVISDYARYKAIGNAIAVPCAEYIMAGIAENL; from the coding sequence TTGATAGATAAAATGCTTAAAAAGAATTATAACACAAATTTTAAAATCGGTAGCCTTTTTGATGGAATTGGTGTCTTCCCCCTCTCTGCTTCCCGTTTTGGAATTAATCCAATATGGGCAAGTGAGATTGAAAAAGCACCTATCTCTATTACAAAACGCCATTTCCCTGACATGCTCCATCTCGGAGATATAACAAAAATAGATGGTGGGAAAATACCACCTGTCCATATCATTACCTTTGGTTCACCCTGTCAAAACTTATCCAATATCGGTAAACGAGAAGGTCTTACAGGAAGTCAATCTAGTTTATTTTATCATGCGATACGAATTATCGAAGAAATGAGGTGTGCAACGAATGGAGCATATCCAATTATCGCTGTTTGGGAAAACGTCATGGGAGCTTTTTCATCAAATAACAGGTTGGATTTTAAAGCCGTGTTGGAGTCGTTCACAAATACCGAAATTCCAATGCCTACTTCTGGAGTCTGGGCAAAAGCAGGAATGGTCCGAGGGAATGAAATTGATGTGTGCTGGCGCGTGTTGGATGCCCGATATTGGGGAAATCCCACACTTCCTCAAAGAAGAAGACGTATCTTCCTCGTGGCAGATTTTAGAGGAAAACGTGCCAAAGAAATATTATTTAAAACCCGCGAACTGCAATCATTTCCTGCGTCTGGCAGAGAAAGCAGGCCAACCTCCACCGCAGCCAGTCGAAGGTCTTCTGAAAAAGCAAGGAGGAAAATACCCGTCGTCCGTCCCTTTCAAGAAAGACGTATGCGAAGTACCGCAAAAGACAAAAACAAATCAGGATTCATTGGAAGTTTCGGACGGACAAATGACCCTTTCCCAACTTTGTTAGCTGGTTCAGTCAATAACTTTTCTTTTTGGTATGAAGGGAAAGAAAATGAAGGTTATATCCGACAACTCACTCCATTAGAATGTGAACGTTTAATGGGATTACCAGAGGGCTGGACAGCTATTGGAAATAAGGGTGAAGTCATTAGTGATTATGCGAGATATAAAGCAATTGGAAATGCGATTGCCGTACCATGTGCAGAATATATCATGGCTGGTATTGCAGAAAATTTATAG
- a CDS encoding nucleotidyltransferase domain-containing protein, with product MQNLKSIFLDIMMEKNITMEFDEISIYQFGSSLNTQTPNDIDLLIVYRNRSYKEIIKLIRLRRTLRIQLQKILGIPIDIVLLSNKEERQLLYLDQINYKKLL from the coding sequence TTGCAAAACCTGAAGAGTATTTTTCTGGATATCATGATGGAGAAAAATATTACGATGGAGTTCGATGAGATTAGTATTTATCAATTTGGTTCATCTCTAAATACACAAACTCCAAATGACATTGACTTATTGATTGTATATAGAAATAGATCTTACAAAGAAATTATCAAGCTTATTCGGCTAAGAAGAACATTACGGATTCAGTTACAAAAAATATTAGGAATACCGATAGACATAGTTCTTCTGTCAAATAAAGAAGAACGTCAACTGCTCTATCTTGATCAAATCAACTATAAGAAACTCCTTTAG
- a CDS encoding conjugal transfer protein: MKKLKSYTRIWSVEKVIYAINDFRLPFPVTFNQMAWFVLSLLIVMLLGNLPPLSLINGALLKYVGIPVGLTWFMSQKTFDGKKPYRFLKSVLTYFFRPKVTYAGKPIKLQRMKINEAITTVRSEVHALSD, encoded by the coding sequence ATGAAAAAACTAAAAAGCTATACTCGAATTTGGTCCGTAGAAAAAGTGATTTACGCGATCAATGACTTTCGACTTCCCTTTCCAGTGACCTTTAATCAAATGGCATGGTTTGTACTCTCTCTTTTGATCGTGATGTTACTAGGGAATCTCCCTCCCCTCTCTTTGATTAATGGGGCGTTATTAAAATATGTTGGAATACCAGTTGGTTTGACTTGGTTTATGAGTCAAAAAACATTTGACGGTAAAAAACCGTATCGCTTTCTCAAGTCCGTATTGACTTACTTTTTCCGACCTAAAGTGACCTATGCGGGAAAACCTATCAAATTACAACGAATGAAGATTAATGAAGCTATTACTACTGTGAGGAGTGAAGTCCATGCGTTATCCGATTAA
- a CDS encoding FtsK/SpoIIIE domain-containing protein, which yields MKPLRRRGKRIRPSDASLLFQFLFSRLFVVWLIPFTLFHLSFLLSTEWKLSLFQEHFISSYGLVTFLISIAITGICAYLYYRYRYDRIRQVIHRQKLAKMILENGWYETKQVQSSSFFKDIPNGKAKDKISHFPKMYYRLEEGLLHIQTEITLGKYQEQLLNLENKLESGLYCELVSKELHDSFVEYILLYDTINSRISIDEVIAQNGSLKLMDSMYWEYDKLPHMLIAGGTGGGKSYFILTLIEALLKTDAKLYILDPKNADLADLATVMPDVYYKKEDMITCIDEFYESMMARSEEMKQMPNYKTGENYAYLGLSPHFLVFDEYVAFMEMLASKENTAVLTKLKQIVMLGRQAGFFLILACQRPDAKYLGDGIRDQFNFRVGLGRMSELGFGMLFGSDVQKQFFLKQIKGRGYVDKGDSVISEFYTPLVPKGHDFLKEIGKLVS from the coding sequence ATGAAACCTTTACGAAGACGAGGGAAACGAATTCGACCTAGTGATGCTTCCCTCCTCTTTCAATTTTTATTCAGCCGGTTATTTGTTGTATGGCTTATCCCTTTTACACTTTTTCATCTGTCTTTTTTATTATCTACGGAATGGAAGCTATCGTTATTTCAAGAGCATTTTATAAGTTCTTATGGATTAGTAACATTCCTTATAAGTATTGCTATAACAGGGATATGTGCTTACCTTTATTATCGTTATCGGTATGATCGTATCAGACAGGTTATTCATCGTCAGAAACTCGCTAAAATGATTCTGGAAAACGGATGGTATGAAACGAAACAAGTACAATCAAGTAGCTTCTTTAAGGACATACCAAATGGAAAAGCAAAAGATAAAATTAGTCACTTTCCTAAAATGTACTATCGGCTTGAAGAAGGATTGCTTCATATTCAAACAGAAATCACATTGGGAAAATATCAAGAGCAGTTACTAAACCTCGAAAATAAACTGGAAAGTGGTTTGTACTGTGAGTTGGTATCGAAAGAATTACATGATTCCTTTGTAGAATATATCTTGCTCTATGACACAATTAATAGCCGGATTTCTATTGATGAAGTAATCGCACAAAATGGTAGCTTAAAGCTGATGGACTCGATGTATTGGGAATATGATAAACTCCCGCATATGTTAATTGCTGGCGGAACAGGTGGTGGAAAAAGTTATTTTATTCTTACATTGATTGAAGCGCTACTCAAAACAGATGCAAAATTGTATATTTTAGATCCGAAAAATGCCGATTTAGCGGACTTAGCCACTGTGATGCCTGACGTGTACTACAAAAAGGAAGATATGATAACTTGTATCGATGAGTTTTATGAATCTATGATGGCTCGTAGTGAAGAAATGAAACAGATGCCTAATTATAAAACAGGAGAAAACTATGCTTATTTAGGCTTATCTCCCCACTTTTTAGTTTTTGACGAGTACGTAGCTTTTATGGAAATGCTTGCTTCTAAGGAAAATACGGCCGTATTAACCAAGCTAAAACAGATTGTTATGTTAGGGCGTCAAGCTGGATTCTTCCTTATTCTTGCTTGTCAACGACCAGATGCAAAATATCTTGGGGATGGAATAAGGGATCAATTTAACTTTCGAGTAGGATTAGGCAGAATGAGTGAGCTTGGGTTTGGTATGCTTTTTGGTTCAGACGTACAAAAACAATTTTTCTTAAAACAGATCAAAGGCCGAGGGTATGTCGATAAAGGGGATAGTGTGATTTCCGAATTTTATACACCTCTTGTCCCAAAAGGTCATGATTTTCTAAAAGAAATTGGAAAGTTAGTGTCATAA
- a CDS encoding SMEK domain-containing protein, with protein sequence MKRIENVKLFSEHLVFLNRKVELLGKLNLNDLSVHSENFFYHLFNLLFGLELTNANFEKSNHEAIDLIDKGNKLIIQVSATCTKQKIENTLKKEILKQYSLEDYRIQFIFIGKENPRIKSNEFSNPYKVKFDPVKDIYLTKDLVEKFMSLSLSEQSEILKFVRKEIPLLQLIEKSDMKVEICDKVNLLLKRNFLIWSNFGPYSETAIRNPLSMSVKTTWDERKKEIFKNNDEIVELFHQNSSLFTTSEFEIFIEFEEHVQIFELNHTNRIDRTAYKTFPQSFSKMITNIILENGDSDGE encoded by the coding sequence ATGAAACGAATAGAAAACGTGAAACTATTTAGTGAACATTTAGTCTTTTTAAATAGAAAAGTTGAATTGTTAGGAAAATTAAATTTAAATGATCTATCAGTCCATTCCGAAAACTTTTTTTATCACTTATTTAATTTACTTTTTGGTTTAGAGCTTACGAATGCAAACTTTGAAAAATCTAACCATGAAGCTATTGACCTAATAGATAAAGGTAACAAACTAATTATCCAAGTTTCAGCGACCTGTACTAAACAAAAAATTGAAAACACGTTAAAAAAAGAAATTCTTAAGCAGTATAGTTTAGAGGATTATCGAATCCAATTTATTTTTATAGGTAAAGAAAATCCTAGGATAAAATCAAATGAATTTTCTAATCCATATAAAGTCAAGTTCGATCCAGTTAAGGATATTTATTTAACAAAAGATTTGGTAGAAAAATTTATGTCTCTCTCGCTCTCAGAACAGTCGGAAATTTTAAAGTTCGTAAGAAAAGAAATACCTTTACTCCAACTCATAGAAAAATCAGATATGAAGGTAGAAATATGTGATAAAGTTAACTTGTTACTGAAAAGAAACTTTTTAATATGGAGTAATTTTGGTCCATACTCTGAAACAGCAATACGTAATCCCCTAAGTATGTCTGTAAAAACGACTTGGGATGAACGGAAAAAAGAAATTTTTAAAAACAACGATGAAATAGTGGAGTTATTTCATCAAAACAGTTCACTGTTTACTACTTCTGAGTTTGAAATTTTTATTGAATTCGAAGAGCATGTACAAATTTTTGAACTTAATCATACCAATCGTATTGATCGCACCGCTTACAAGACTTTTCCCCAATCATTTAGTAAAATGATTACCAATATTATCTTAGAAAATGGTGATTCAGATGGTGAATAG
- a CDS encoding antirestriction protein ArdA, with protein sequence MEMQVFITNLGKYNEGEIIGSWFRPPIDMEEVKERIGLNGEYEEYAIFDYDLPFEIGEYTPISEVNRLCAMVAEIEGTPLYDSLSEVQSYWFNSIEELLENQDDIMYYPDCEDMADVARYFVEETGALGEVPANLQNYIDYEAFGRDLEISGNYLVTSHGVFEYLG encoded by the coding sequence ATGGAAATGCAAGTTTTTATAACCAATCTCGGTAAGTATAATGAGGGTGAAATCATTGGTTCTTGGTTTAGACCACCAATTGATATGGAAGAAGTAAAAGAACGGATCGGCTTGAATGGAGAATACGAAGAATATGCTATTTTCGATTATGACCTCCCCTTTGAAATTGGTGAATATACACCTATTTCCGAAGTGAACCGTTTATGTGCAATGGTCGCAGAAATTGAGGGTACGCCACTTTATGATTCTCTTTCCGAAGTTCAAAGCTATTGGTTTAACAGTATAGAAGAATTGCTAGAGAATCAAGATGATATTATGTATTATCCTGATTGTGAGGATATGGCAGATGTTGCTAGGTATTTCGTAGAGGAAACAGGAGCACTTGGGGAAGTTCCTGCCAATCTACAAAACTATATTGATTATGAAGCTTTTGGACGCGACCTAGAAATAAGCGGTAATTACCTTGTTACATCACATGGTGTCTTTGAGTATCTTGGGTAA
- a CDS encoding DUF3231 family protein yields MTTGHIPITSSELSTLWIIYQKKTMMVRVIEFFLSNNQDAEAIEILQTFHEGESNFVNELRNIFTQEGAAVPIGFTENDVNLNAPKLFDDIFEVMYLRMMMKVASGLHALHISMSYRKDIMDLYKRFSAFAEDTCEKTTQFLLSKGVLPKSPVVTLPNHVEFAEKKNYRSGFKITGHRRSLNTVEVAYLYQAIESNVDGMKLMTGFAQVAKKKDIRDYFFRGKELSKTIITKSSEILLDSDINPPSTPAGRVTDSTVSTFSDKLMMYNTSLLNTFGFGSNAIGTTFSLRKDLPLKMIPIAKDVFDFANDGGDLMIEHGLLEEPPQMEDRTQLSKGQSK; encoded by the coding sequence ATGACAACAGGACATATACCGATAACGTCATCCGAGCTTTCAACCCTTTGGATTATTTATCAAAAAAAGACTATGATGGTAAGAGTGATTGAATTTTTTTTGTCAAATAATCAAGATGCTGAGGCTATAGAAATATTGCAAACATTTCACGAAGGTGAAAGTAATTTTGTTAATGAACTAAGGAACATTTTTACACAAGAAGGGGCAGCAGTTCCAATTGGGTTTACAGAAAACGATGTAAACCTTAATGCACCAAAATTGTTTGACGACATTTTTGAGGTCATGTACTTACGTATGATGATGAAAGTTGCTTCAGGTTTACATGCATTGCATATATCGATGAGTTACCGGAAAGACATCATGGATTTATACAAAAGGTTCTCAGCGTTTGCGGAGGATACCTGTGAAAAAACGACACAGTTTTTGCTAAGCAAGGGTGTACTTCCAAAATCTCCAGTTGTCACCTTACCCAACCATGTTGAATTTGCTGAGAAAAAGAATTATCGGTCAGGATTTAAAATCACGGGTCACAGGAGGTCATTAAATACAGTTGAAGTGGCTTATCTATACCAAGCGATTGAATCGAATGTAGACGGAATGAAATTAATGACAGGCTTTGCTCAAGTAGCTAAGAAAAAAGATATACGGGACTACTTCTTCCGAGGTAAAGAGTTATCTAAAACAATCATTACAAAATCCAGCGAAATATTATTAGACAGTGATATTAATCCTCCGTCCACACCAGCAGGAAGGGTTACAGATTCAACAGTGTCGACTTTTTCAGATAAGCTTATGATGTATAATACGTCCTTACTGAATACTTTTGGTTTTGGCAGTAATGCTATAGGTACGACCTTCAGTCTAAGGAAAGACTTACCTTTAAAAATGATACCAATTGCTAAAGATGTTTTCGACTTCGCAAATGATGGAGGAGACCTCATGATTGAACACGGGTTATTGGAAGAACCACCTCAAATGGAGGATAGAACCCAATTATCAAAAGGACAGAGTAAATAA
- a CDS encoding YdcP family protein: MELKHVIPNMEKTFGNLEYAGEGKVEQRRINGRMTTLSRSYNLYSDIQRADDIEVVLPQEAGEKFFEHEEKVKLVNARITAEGYKIGERGFTNYILHADDMVKA, from the coding sequence ATGGAATTAAAACATGTCATTCCAAATATGGAAAAGACGTTTGGAAATTTAGAATATGCAGGTGAAGGCAAAGTTGAACAGCGACGGATTAATGGACGCATGACCACTCTTTCTAGGAGCTATAATCTATATTCCGATATTCAACGTGCAGATGATATTGAGGTGGTTCTTCCCCAAGAAGCAGGAGAAAAGTTCTTTGAACATGAGGAAAAAGTAAAACTAGTCAATGCAAGAATCACCGCAGAGGGATATAAAATTGGAGAACGTGGTTTCACAAACTATATTTTACATGCAGATGACATGGTAAAAGCATAA
- the mobT gene encoding MobT family relaxase, producing the protein MGGMHMNEVPWYQQLKEKRLAYGVSQNKLAVHIGISRQYMSEIETGKVTPTQTLQHAMFDILEQFNPDAPLEILFDYVRIRFLTTNPKPVIEDILKLKMEYMIHEDFAFYSYMEQYVFGDIVVMVSPDEDKGCLLELKGKGCRQFENFLLAQQRTWFDFFMDVFRVGGVFKRIDLAINDKTGILDIPFLTNKCRNEECISVFRSFKSYRSGELIHGEEKRDMGNTLYIGSLKSDVYFCAYEKDYEQYVKHGTSLEDTEVKNRFEIRLKNDRAYHAIVDLMTYEDAGRTAFSIINRYIRFVDKDEKKRRSSWKMNKEWQRFLDLGVDRKISLTTKPEPYTFDKTLRWLARQVAPTWKLATKLDEINQTTVIKDMLDQAKLTKRHQQLLMQQALATEEVIKR; encoded by the coding sequence TTGGGAGGAATGCACATGAATGAAGTACCTTGGTATCAACAATTAAAGGAAAAACGATTGGCATACGGCGTATCGCAAAATAAATTGGCTGTTCATATTGGCATTTCAAGGCAATATATGAGTGAAATTGAAACAGGAAAAGTAACTCCGACTCAAACATTACAACATGCGATGTTCGATATTTTAGAACAATTTAATCCAGATGCACCTTTGGAAATTTTGTTTGACTATGTACGGATTCGATTTTTAACGACAAATCCGAAGCCTGTCATTGAAGATATTTTGAAACTCAAAATGGAGTACATGATTCATGAAGACTTTGCGTTTTATTCCTACATGGAACAATACGTTTTTGGTGATATTGTCGTCATGGTTTCACCTGATGAGGACAAAGGATGCTTACTTGAACTGAAAGGAAAAGGATGTCGCCAATTTGAGAATTTCTTATTAGCCCAACAGCGAACATGGTTTGATTTTTTTATGGATGTATTTCGTGTTGGCGGTGTATTTAAACGAATTGACCTTGCGATCAATGATAAAACAGGCATATTGGATATTCCGTTTTTGACGAACAAATGTCGTAATGAAGAATGTATCTCTGTGTTTCGTAGTTTTAAAAGCTATCGTTCGGGTGAACTGATCCATGGTGAAGAAAAACGAGATATGGGCAATACGTTATATATTGGTTCATTAAAAAGTGACGTGTATTTTTGCGCCTATGAGAAGGATTACGAACAATATGTAAAACATGGCACATCACTTGAAGATACAGAGGTAAAAAATCGTTTTGAAATTCGCTTAAAAAATGATCGTGCGTATCATGCGATTGTTGATTTAATGACCTATGAAGATGCTGGACGAACGGCCTTCTCCATCATTAACCGGTATATACGTTTTGTCGATAAAGATGAGAAAAAACGTCGCAGTAGTTGGAAAATGAACAAAGAATGGCAGCGTTTTTTGGATTTAGGTGTAGACAGAAAAATTTCTTTAACAACAAAACCTGAACCTTACACATTCGATAAAACACTTAGATGGTTGGCACGTCAAGTCGCCCCTACTTGGAAACTAGCGACTAAGCTCGATGAAATCAATCAAACAACGGTGATAAAAGATATGTTAGATCAGGCAAAGTTAACTAAGCGTCATCAACAATTGTTGATGCAACAGGCGCTTGCAACAGAAGAAGTGATTAAACGATAG
- a CDS encoding helix-turn-helix domain-containing protein: MKKREWLYEKRIERNLTQEDVAIQSNIKRPYYSQIELGIRRPSVKVAKQIAGVIGFDWKLFFETGCSDLEQDINVL; the protein is encoded by the coding sequence ATGAAAAAAAGAGAATGGTTGTATGAAAAAAGAATTGAACGAAATTTAACACAAGAAGATGTTGCGATACAATCAAACATAAAAAGACCTTATTATTCTCAAATTGAATTAGGTATAAGAAGACCTAGCGTAAAAGTTGCTAAACAAATCGCCGGAGTAATTGGTTTTGATTGGAAGCTTTTTTTTGAAACTGGATGTAGCGATTTGGAACAAGATATAAATGTTTTATAG